From the Leptospira biflexa serovar Patoc strain 'Patoc 1 (Paris)' genome, one window contains:
- a CDS encoding NAD(P)/FAD-dependent oxidoreductase — MKTKIVILGAGYAGILCANRLEKQNQNVEIFIVSDSILFQERIRFHEYAAHTKEKKIPIPNLLRKNIHFVPGKIIKILPHANQVMVETKTGVNHFEYDFLVVSIGSSGIRNHSEDENSIQSRDALDQFLANQKSKPLHHVCILGGGLTGIELASEWKEKFPNTNVTLVDQNIFGNRFSKPGKNHLEKKFKSLGIRIIETIEIKKIVSGKLIFKNNTELLFDSLLNCTGFLINPLLRESGFLTNDRNQIYVDPFLRSKEYQNIFVAGDAAKLEHSTLRMGCVTALPMGAYVADTITNTLKKKTLSPFSFQFFGRCVSLGRNDGLIQWTYGDDSPKERVITGKLAALIKETVNRFTIFSLKMEKRVPFRFYFWPKGNLFESKDFGLGNRKETRRVVN, encoded by the coding sequence ATGAAAACTAAAATCGTGATTTTGGGTGCAGGTTATGCAGGCATCCTTTGTGCCAATCGTTTAGAAAAACAAAATCAAAATGTGGAGATTTTCATTGTTTCAGATTCAATTCTTTTCCAAGAAAGGATTCGATTCCACGAATATGCAGCACATACAAAAGAAAAAAAAATCCCCATTCCAAATCTGTTACGAAAGAATATCCATTTTGTTCCAGGAAAAATTATCAAAATATTGCCACATGCAAACCAAGTGATGGTGGAGACAAAAACAGGTGTGAACCATTTTGAGTATGATTTTTTAGTTGTTTCGATTGGAAGCTCCGGGATCAGGAATCATTCGGAAGATGAAAATTCGATCCAATCTCGAGATGCTTTGGATCAATTTTTGGCCAATCAAAAGTCGAAACCATTGCATCACGTATGCATTCTTGGCGGAGGGCTGACTGGTATTGAACTTGCATCGGAGTGGAAAGAAAAATTTCCAAACACTAATGTCACACTGGTTGATCAAAATATTTTTGGAAACAGATTCTCTAAACCTGGAAAAAATCACTTAGAAAAAAAATTCAAATCCTTAGGAATTCGTATCATTGAAACAATCGAGATCAAAAAAATTGTTTCTGGCAAATTGATTTTTAAAAACAACACGGAACTGTTATTTGACTCCCTTTTGAATTGTACGGGATTTTTAATAAATCCTCTCCTCAGAGAATCTGGATTTTTAACAAATGATCGCAATCAAATTTATGTAGATCCATTTTTAAGATCCAAAGAGTATCAGAACATATTCGTGGCTGGTGATGCCGCAAAATTAGAACATTCAACTTTACGAATGGGTTGTGTTACAGCCCTACCAATGGGTGCCTATGTGGCTGATACGATAACCAATACATTGAAGAAAAAAACACTGTCCCCTTTTTCGTTTCAATTTTTTGGACGATGTGTTTCTCTCGGTAGGAATGATGGCCTCATCCAATGGACTTACGGAGATGATTCTCCCAAAGAAAGAGTCATCACAGGAAAATTGGCAGCGCTCATCAAAGAGACGGTCAATCGGTTTACTATATTTTCATTGAAAATGGAAAAGAGAGTCCCTTTTCGATTTTATTTTTGGCCGAAAGGAAATCTTTTTGAATCCAAGGATTTTGGACTTGGGAATCGCAAAGAAACAAGGAGAGTCGTAAATTGA
- a CDS encoding OmpA family protein yields MQKWKQKIELILIFFVLFLPGSILLAQGFDRGNLIFYGMGMGGVGNNSGSIHKGVFNYNFPGYLAVSTVSTDILSRYSSYTFYTEITEERARLSSRGGELGVEYGLFKYFGIGLSATNQVISSANFRTVDPRMATIAALSSGSVSNQLDLLNYGDAFQLFLQRKRDFYSALTADINLFFHLIPNYAFDPYIKVGGGYGSELLYGGTTNRVFGALGLRYHFNDRFFVSMEVEHANTYIVNYKPPTSGYRNRGNYEETAGKIGFGINFSLSKKDPSNVVEAPQKVIDSVSSDTNSNQNSINQESKLERFVFFASEIFDLPSSRIHLEGRARLDAIARSLENEYKEYDILIITYTSPYKEDLPGNFENYDLGFERAQAISRVLREKGVSPRRIIDSTQGSAMYTVESKEKVVIELRKKIK; encoded by the coding sequence ATGCAGAAATGGAAACAGAAAATTGAATTGATCCTTATTTTTTTCGTACTTTTCCTACCGGGATCAATTCTTTTGGCCCAAGGTTTTGATCGTGGGAATTTGATTTTTTATGGAATGGGAATGGGAGGCGTCGGCAATAATTCGGGTTCCATCCATAAGGGAGTTTTTAATTATAATTTTCCCGGATATCTTGCTGTCAGTACGGTCTCTACGGATATACTCTCTCGATATTCAAGTTATACATTCTACACGGAGATCACAGAAGAAAGGGCAAGGTTATCAAGTAGAGGGGGAGAACTTGGGGTTGAGTATGGATTATTTAAATATTTTGGGATTGGACTTTCTGCCACAAACCAAGTCATCTCTTCTGCTAATTTCCGCACAGTCGATCCAAGAATGGCAACGATTGCTGCGTTGTCGAGTGGCTCAGTTTCCAATCAACTTGACTTACTGAACTATGGAGATGCTTTCCAATTGTTTTTACAAAGAAAGAGAGATTTTTACAGCGCCTTAACTGCAGATATAAATTTATTCTTTCATCTGATTCCAAATTATGCTTTTGACCCGTATATAAAAGTTGGTGGTGGATACGGTTCAGAACTTCTTTATGGTGGGACAACGAATCGTGTGTTTGGTGCTCTTGGGCTACGGTATCATTTTAATGATCGATTTTTTGTTAGTATGGAAGTCGAACATGCAAATACATACATTGTAAATTATAAACCACCTACTTCGGGTTATAGAAACAGAGGAAACTATGAAGAAACTGCTGGAAAGATTGGATTTGGAATCAATTTTTCACTTTCCAAAAAAGATCCTTCAAATGTAGTAGAAGCTCCTCAAAAAGTGATTGATAGTGTATCTTCCGATACAAATTCAAATCAAAACTCAATCAATCAAGAATCCAAACTAGAGCGTTTTGTTTTCTTTGCGAGTGAAATTTTTGATTTACCATCGAGCCGTATCCATTTGGAAGGAAGAGCAAGACTCGATGCGATCGCTAGAAGTTTAGAAAATGAATACAAGGAATATGATATCCTCATCATTACCTACACTTCACCTTACAAGGAAGACCTACCTGGGAATTTTGAAAATTATGACTTAGGGTTTGAACGAGCACAAGCGATCTCTCGGGTACTCCGAGAGAAAGGTGTGAGTCCAAGAAGGATCATCGATTCCACACAAGGATCCGCAATGTACACTGTGGAATCGAAAGAAAAAGTTGTCATCGAACTAAGGAAAAAAATTAAGTAA
- a CDS encoding malate:quinone oxidoreductase — MKEKDTIRTKSDVILIGAGIMSATLGVLLKELNPHLTITVLERLDAAARESSNAWNNAGTGHSAFCELNYTIENEDGSIQTKKALQIAESFEISKEFWAYLAGIKQIIDPEDFIHSIPHYSFVWGEENVRFLQKRYAALQQHELFRGLVYTEDKETISQWLPLVMKGRDPNELVAATKMDLGTDVNFGTLTRAMFRYLESFSDVHVHYFEDVKDLERSENGNWHLTSINLQTHEKEHHEAKFVFIGAGGGSLPLLEKSDIPEAEGFGGFPVSGQWLRCKNRNIIKEHFAKVYGKANVGSPPMSVPHLDTRIIEGKKELLFGPYAGFTTKFLKKGSYLDLVKSLEFDNIFPMLSAGMHNLPLTKYLISQALQSHEDRIEALKEYFPEVKSEDWELVVAGQRVQVIKKDEEEGGVLEFGTEVVSSKDGSLAALLGASPGASTSVAIMLEVLSDCFPDEMQTKQWKEKLKIMIPSFGESMKENPDLCSISRKRTEDLLGLQTLVT; from the coding sequence ATGAAAGAAAAAGATACAATTCGAACAAAATCCGATGTGATTCTCATCGGAGCTGGGATCATGAGTGCCACTCTAGGAGTTCTTTTAAAAGAATTAAATCCCCACCTAACGATCACTGTTTTGGAACGTTTGGATGCAGCAGCAAGAGAAAGCTCCAATGCTTGGAACAATGCAGGTACGGGTCACTCTGCATTTTGCGAATTGAATTATACAATCGAGAACGAAGATGGCTCAATCCAAACAAAAAAAGCACTACAAATCGCAGAATCGTTCGAAATTTCCAAAGAGTTTTGGGCTTATTTAGCGGGAATCAAACAAATCATTGATCCAGAAGATTTCATTCATTCAATCCCTCATTATAGTTTTGTGTGGGGAGAAGAAAATGTTCGGTTCCTACAAAAAAGATATGCTGCCTTACAACAACACGAACTTTTCCGTGGACTCGTGTATACAGAAGATAAAGAAACCATCTCCCAGTGGCTCCCTCTCGTGATGAAAGGAAGAGATCCAAACGAATTGGTAGCAGCCACAAAAATGGACCTAGGAACTGATGTGAATTTTGGAACACTCACTCGTGCCATGTTTCGGTATTTAGAAAGTTTCTCTGATGTTCATGTTCATTATTTCGAAGACGTTAAGGACTTAGAAAGAAGTGAAAATGGGAACTGGCACCTAACATCTATTAACCTACAGACACATGAAAAAGAACATCATGAAGCAAAATTTGTTTTCATAGGTGCTGGTGGAGGAAGCCTCCCCCTACTCGAAAAATCAGATATCCCCGAGGCAGAAGGATTTGGAGGATTTCCTGTGAGTGGACAATGGTTACGTTGTAAGAATCGAAATATCATCAAGGAACATTTCGCAAAAGTTTATGGTAAAGCCAATGTAGGTTCCCCGCCTATGTCAGTTCCCCATTTGGATACAAGGATCATTGAAGGGAAAAAGGAATTATTGTTTGGACCTTACGCTGGTTTTACGACAAAATTTCTAAAAAAAGGTTCTTATTTAGATTTGGTCAAATCATTAGAATTTGATAATATTTTCCCTATGTTATCAGCAGGAATGCATAACCTACCTCTCACCAAGTATTTAATCAGCCAAGCATTACAATCTCATGAAGACAGAATCGAAGCTCTAAAAGAATACTTTCCTGAAGTAAAATCAGAAGACTGGGAACTTGTTGTCGCAGGACAAAGGGTCCAAGTGATCAAAAAAGATGAAGAAGAAGGAGGAGTTTTAGAATTTGGAACGGAAGTTGTCTCTTCGAAAGATGGTTCTCTAGCGGCTCTACTTGGTGCAAGTCCCGGTGCTTCCACTTCTGTTGCAATCATGTTAGAAGTATTATCAGATTGTTTTCCAGATGAAATGCAGACCAAACAATGGAAAGAAAAACTAAAAATCATGATTCCAAGCTTTGGTGAATCCATGAAAGAAAATCCAGACCTCTGTTCGATCAGTCGGAAGCGGACAGAGGACTTACTTGGGTTACAAACTTTGGTTACTTAA
- a CDS encoding metallophosphoesterase, which yields MKAFFLFLSVLTSLLGFIYYYSTFRLISGLSLNGPVVTLILVGIGALVLLVPLTYVFSRVSKREKTQTFFAYVTFTNFGFFSILFTLVLLMDVLRLVDFGIVSDYSKLLFSMLLRFGFPIDGVTEVKNFSMAFSTIVVATALSSLGFYNAHVRLRYKHVKVPGKNLHPDLQGFKIVQISDVHIGPTIKEKFLRRVVGKINLKSPDVVVITGDLVDGPAATLKQHLRPLADIKSKYGVFYVTGNHEYYSGVLSWLPEIERLGIRVLLNENQILKVGKANLLMAGVTDLTAGAMIKSHATDPKKAMLGGENCDYKILLAHQPNSIYEANKLGFDLQISGHTHGGQFFPGNILIYFAQKFVAGLHRYQNTNIYVSRGTGYWGPPFRLGAPSEVSVLELQLQD from the coding sequence TTGAAAGCATTCTTCCTATTTTTGTCCGTTCTGACATCCTTACTCGGATTTATCTATTACTATTCTACCTTTCGTTTAATCTCAGGACTTTCACTGAATGGGCCGGTGGTCACATTGATTTTAGTGGGTATTGGAGCACTCGTGCTACTCGTACCTCTCACTTACGTATTCAGTCGAGTATCCAAACGTGAAAAAACCCAAACCTTTTTTGCCTATGTCACATTTACAAATTTTGGTTTTTTCTCCATCCTCTTTACATTGGTTCTACTGATGGACGTACTCCGACTTGTTGACTTTGGCATCGTATCTGATTATTCAAAACTTTTGTTCTCAATGTTACTTCGATTTGGTTTTCCTATCGATGGGGTGACCGAAGTCAAAAACTTTAGTATGGCCTTTTCTACTATCGTCGTGGCAACAGCTCTTAGTTCTTTAGGATTTTATAATGCCCATGTTCGTTTGCGTTACAAACATGTCAAAGTCCCAGGCAAAAATTTACATCCAGACTTACAAGGATTCAAAATTGTTCAGATTTCTGATGTCCATATCGGTCCTACAATTAAAGAAAAATTCCTTCGTCGCGTAGTGGGAAAAATCAATTTAAAGTCACCCGATGTCGTGGTGATTACAGGTGATCTTGTGGACGGGCCTGCAGCAACACTCAAACAACACCTAAGACCTTTAGCTGATATAAAATCAAAGTATGGAGTGTTTTATGTGACAGGCAATCATGAATATTATTCAGGAGTTTTATCATGGTTACCCGAAATTGAAAGATTGGGAATCCGAGTTTTACTGAATGAGAACCAAATCTTAAAAGTAGGGAAAGCAAACTTACTCATGGCAGGTGTGACTGATTTAACTGCAGGAGCAATGATCAAATCACATGCAACTGATCCCAAAAAGGCAATGTTAGGTGGCGAAAATTGTGATTATAAAATCCTTCTTGCGCACCAACCAAATAGTATCTATGAGGCAAACAAATTGGGATTTGATCTTCAAATCTCGGGCCACACTCATGGTGGACAATTTTTTCCAGGCAATATTTTGATCTATTTTGCACAAAAATTTGTCGCAGGACTTCATCGTTATCAAAATACAAATATCTATGTAAGCCGTGGTACTGGGTATTGGGGTCCTCCCTTTCGCTTAGGTGCGCCTTCTGAAGTTTCCGTATTAGAGTTACAATTACAGGATTGA
- a CDS encoding methyl-accepting chemotaxis protein — protein MTENRLIRKLTVAIEAPLYLLIFPYFINFCLFASGFDTDTLIQLAVIGTLLSLVPLVLGITLRNRRLKRLLSYSKSSNIEEISNLKKGLLEHPRWEGNVILIRWSVSILGFSFMAVTVLGLPWGEIIALPYACVMLVPIIYLAFYFQSEVYLSAVLRDKTLANVSLDENKVRVFGVFQRNLYTVLAVAILPMLTFGYYLFLILATNFRSPYWFYQLPIVFVMMLVIMVYAAYVGSKSLKEDIGNLNHSIETLSKGELSESIPQLSATNLSHTIVKLNLFMDSLRVYFQTAKKEAVTLSDTSRTILNKGIEVDSQVVSEKNKIDSTFASVHQIQSLSKSTYERVHSQKVKTNFLANELTRVTQEMANLSKKAEELVINTNHSIGTVKVSGDAIQSAYEKVEQMNQMSENIKSAISIVEDISDRVNLLSLNASIEAARAGSMGRGFAVVASEVSRLADETAKNIEEIKRVVKLSQVTSKESLESMKEIISTNNDVKSKFEEISLVAQLFGKTSETSSENVKSLKDLVGEFQLDAEKITSEMELQTIYTETSNSNLQELWENHSQISTTFGEISEEANRLQLVSDSMEKIVSRFRF, from the coding sequence ATGACAGAGAATCGATTGATCCGGAAATTAACAGTTGCCATTGAAGCTCCATTATACCTTTTAATCTTTCCTTATTTTATAAATTTCTGTTTATTTGCCTCTGGTTTTGACACAGATACTCTGATCCAACTTGCTGTAATCGGAACATTACTCTCGCTTGTACCTTTAGTGCTAGGGATTACCTTACGCAATCGAAGGTTAAAACGTTTACTAAGTTATTCCAAATCATCAAATATTGAAGAAATCTCCAATTTAAAAAAGGGATTATTGGAACACCCTCGCTGGGAAGGTAACGTTATTTTAATCCGATGGTCAGTTTCAATATTAGGTTTTTCGTTTATGGCAGTCACAGTTTTGGGTTTACCTTGGGGAGAAATCATTGCCTTACCTTATGCCTGCGTGATGTTAGTTCCTATAATCTATTTGGCATTTTATTTTCAATCAGAAGTATATTTAAGTGCAGTTTTACGAGATAAAACTTTAGCAAATGTATCCTTAGATGAAAACAAGGTTCGTGTTTTTGGAGTTTTCCAAAGAAACCTGTATACGGTTTTGGCAGTGGCAATACTCCCTATGTTAACTTTTGGTTATTATTTATTTTTAATATTAGCCACAAATTTCAGATCTCCTTACTGGTTTTATCAATTGCCTATTGTATTCGTAATGATGCTTGTGATTATGGTCTATGCTGCTTATGTAGGTAGTAAATCACTAAAGGAAGATATTGGTAACCTCAACCATTCGATTGAAACCTTATCAAAAGGAGAACTTTCAGAATCGATTCCACAACTTTCAGCAACAAATCTTAGTCATACGATTGTGAAACTCAATTTGTTCATGGATTCATTGCGGGTTTATTTTCAGACTGCCAAAAAAGAAGCAGTCACACTTTCTGATACTTCAAGAACGATTTTAAATAAAGGTATCGAAGTAGATTCACAAGTTGTCTCTGAAAAAAATAAAATTGATTCAACCTTTGCTTCTGTCCATCAAATCCAAAGTCTCTCGAAATCCACATACGAACGTGTTCATTCTCAAAAGGTCAAAACCAATTTTTTGGCCAATGAATTAACTCGCGTCACTCAAGAAATGGCGAATCTTTCTAAAAAAGCAGAAGAATTGGTGATCAATACAAATCACTCAATTGGCACTGTAAAAGTATCAGGTGATGCCATTCAATCCGCGTATGAAAAAGTAGAACAGATGAACCAAATGAGTGAAAATATCAAATCGGCAATTTCCATTGTAGAAGATATTTCTGATCGAGTGAATTTGCTTTCATTAAATGCATCCATTGAAGCGGCACGAGCTGGTTCGATGGGGCGCGGATTTGCCGTCGTTGCGAGTGAAGTATCTCGTCTTGCAGACGAAACAGCAAAGAATATCGAAGAAATCAAACGTGTTGTAAAATTATCACAGGTAACATCTAAAGAAAGTCTGGAATCCATGAAGGAAATTATCTCAACCAATAATGATGTAAAATCTAAATTTGAAGAGATATCCCTAGTCGCTCAACTTTTTGGGAAAACAAGTGAAACGAGTTCGGAAAACGTAAAATCACTCAAAGATCTAGTAGGTGAATTCCAGTTGGACGCGGAAAAAATCACAAGTGAGATGGAGTTACAAACCATCTACACGGAAACATCCAATTCCAACTTGCAGGAATTATGGGAAAATCACTCTCAAATCTCGACAACCTTTGGTGAAATTTCAGAGGAAGCAAATCGTTTGCAACTGGTATCTGACTCGATGGAAAAAATTGTTTCTCGGTTCCGATTTTAA
- a CDS encoding PAS domain-containing sensor histidine kinase: MDQLDDISVSDAIFNTFPGIAFLLSTEGALLRRNQNFEDFLTINTKVNQNKENFLSYEIQSFPSIDKVIEETCEKGSINIEIEFIKSENQSIPFLLTCKTILYQKQRCILGYALHLSGKNQLREELTRKDDFLNERIKELNTLHATNAILHSNHRSIDEILSEFVKLLPSGWQYPEITAARINFNHKFYETKNFQRTKWALNSEIELIEHNLLKVEVAYLEEKPVRDVGPFLKEEIELINSLANMIASFLEKAIESEKIRELEANLNSIFQSTDTSYILIDKDYRIVMFNQIAYDRTNFVFNKQLKVGRSFFEIVAEERQEITRLNFEKVMAGEVVKYEISYLINNVPFYFLTMFTPIKSENDEVNGICFTSLDFTLHKNFENQKELFVSIVNSSQDAIFSNDLNGIITSWNKSAEKIFGYSENEAIGKHNSMLYPEGQAKKGKFDFIHSEKYQVLENYETKMLAKGNRLFDVSLSESPIKNFQGVISGTSNIVRDITQKKQIEVALLKSEANLQTILSVTKIAYILFDVNLKIISFNNKSVEFVKKELGHTLCNGDFFHDYLSDKHNGIFDHLLRALGGEEFGFEVQYKQYDRSVSWYYFTINPIKNNMNQSIGVLLSIENISEFKKEEMQRLKLTNDFIQRNKDLEQFAYIVSHNLRAPVANIIGLARELNEDSLEEENRKLFGKELSVTVSKLDDVIRDLNFILQVKREVFENKETIFFQKLLFEIWNSLETLAEKENVTLQTDFSELEKIESTKTYLYSIFYNLLTNSIKYRRPGQPTLIQVSSKKKQDSLLLVFKDNGMGIDLEKKGDQLFGMYKRFHLNTSIGKGMGLFITKTQVEAIGGNISVKSNVNIGTEFVIELPLLNE, translated from the coding sequence ATGGATCAACTTGATGATATTTCAGTATCCGACGCCATCTTCAATACCTTTCCAGGGATCGCATTTTTACTTTCAACGGAAGGAGCCCTTTTACGTCGGAATCAGAATTTTGAAGATTTTCTTACAATCAATACAAAAGTAAATCAAAACAAAGAAAATTTTTTATCTTACGAGATACAAAGTTTTCCTTCTATCGACAAAGTGATAGAGGAGACGTGCGAAAAGGGATCGATCAATATCGAAATTGAATTCATTAAAAGCGAAAATCAATCAATTCCATTTTTACTCACTTGTAAAACGATTCTCTATCAAAAACAAAGATGTATTTTAGGTTATGCTCTCCATCTTTCCGGAAAGAATCAATTGAGAGAAGAGCTGACTCGTAAAGACGATTTCCTCAATGAGCGTATTAAAGAATTAAACACTCTTCATGCGACAAATGCGATATTGCATTCTAATCATCGTTCTATCGATGAAATTCTATCGGAGTTTGTGAAACTATTACCATCAGGATGGCAATATCCAGAGATAACAGCTGCTCGTATCAATTTTAATCACAAATTTTACGAAACAAAAAATTTCCAGAGAACAAAATGGGCTTTAAACTCTGAAATAGAGTTAATAGAGCATAACCTACTAAAAGTGGAAGTAGCCTATCTTGAAGAAAAACCAGTTAGGGATGTGGGGCCTTTTTTAAAGGAAGAGATAGAACTAATTAACTCGTTGGCGAATATGATAGCATCGTTTTTGGAAAAGGCCATCGAGTCTGAAAAAATAAGAGAATTGGAAGCAAATCTCAATTCTATCTTTCAAAGCACTGACACTAGTTATATTTTAATAGATAAAGATTATCGAATTGTAATGTTTAATCAGATTGCCTACGATCGAACCAATTTTGTTTTTAACAAACAATTGAAAGTAGGTCGTTCATTCTTTGAAATCGTAGCGGAAGAAAGGCAGGAAATTACGAGATTAAACTTTGAAAAAGTAATGGCAGGTGAAGTTGTAAAATATGAAATATCCTATTTGATCAATAATGTTCCATTTTATTTTTTAACAATGTTTACGCCGATTAAATCGGAGAATGATGAAGTGAATGGTATTTGTTTTACCTCCCTTGATTTTACTCTACATAAAAATTTCGAGAATCAAAAGGAATTGTTTGTCTCGATTGTGAATTCATCGCAAGATGCAATCTTTTCAAACGACTTAAATGGTATCATTACAAGCTGGAATAAAAGTGCTGAAAAAATTTTCGGATACTCTGAAAACGAAGCAATTGGAAAACATAATTCGATGCTTTATCCTGAGGGTCAGGCGAAAAAGGGAAAATTTGATTTTATACATTCAGAAAAGTATCAAGTCTTAGAAAATTATGAAACCAAAATGTTGGCAAAAGGTAACAGATTATTTGATGTTTCTCTTTCCGAATCCCCGATTAAAAATTTCCAAGGTGTAATTTCTGGAACTTCAAACATTGTTCGAGATATCACACAAAAAAAACAAATTGAGGTGGCACTGCTTAAATCCGAAGCAAACTTACAAACAATTCTAAGTGTTACGAAAATTGCTTATATTTTGTTTGATGTCAATTTAAAGATTATCTCCTTTAATAACAAATCCGTCGAATTCGTAAAAAAAGAGTTAGGTCATACATTATGTAACGGCGATTTTTTTCATGATTATTTAAGTGATAAGCATAATGGAATTTTTGATCATCTTTTGAGAGCATTAGGAGGCGAAGAGTTCGGTTTTGAAGTTCAGTACAAACAATATGATAGGAGTGTAAGTTGGTATTATTTCACGATCAATCCCATCAAAAATAATATGAATCAATCGATTGGGGTTTTGCTATCTATCGAAAATATTTCAGAATTCAAAAAGGAAGAGATGCAACGTTTAAAGCTGACAAATGATTTCATTCAAAGAAATAAGGACCTCGAACAGTTTGCTTATATTGTATCTCATAATTTACGTGCGCCTGTTGCGAATATCATCGGTTTAGCAAGAGAGCTAAACGAAGATTCGTTAGAAGAAGAAAATCGTAAATTATTTGGGAAAGAATTGTCGGTAACTGTTTCAAAGTTAGATGACGTGATTCGGGATTTAAATTTTATATTGCAAGTCAAACGTGAAGTTTTTGAAAATAAAGAAACTATTTTCTTCCAAAAACTATTATTTGAAATTTGGAATAGTCTCGAGACTTTAGCTGAGAAAGAAAATGTAACACTTCAAACTGATTTTTCCGAATTAGAAAAGATTGAATCAACAAAAACATATCTTTATAGTATATTTTATAATTTGTTAACAAATAGTATAAAATATAGGCGCCCAGGTCAGCCTACTTTGATACAAGTGTCCAGTAAAAAGAAACAAGATTCCCTTTTACTGGTATTTAAAGATAACGGAATGGGAATCGATTTGGAAAAGAAAGGCGACCAACTGTTTGGGATGTACAAAAGGTTTCATTTGAATACATCCATAGGAAAAGGAATGGGTTTATTTATTACTAAGACTCAGGTGGAAGCCATCGGTGGAAATATTTCTGTTAAAAGTAATGTTAATATTGGAACCGAGTTTGTAATTGAATTGCCTTTATTGAATGAATGA
- a CDS encoding response regulator, whose protein sequence is MNFPNRFLLVDDDPVNNVLTKLTIKRTFNSVEIIDFTEPDEALAFIKEECENSPTPSLLLLDINMPSLSGWEVLERLSEIEGAVKKYFVIFMLSSSVDPSDRDRAQKNPIVTGYFEKPLLQEQLLELPPMFHSNLEES, encoded by the coding sequence ATGAATTTTCCCAATCGTTTTTTGTTAGTTGATGATGATCCTGTAAACAATGTTTTAACCAAACTCACGATCAAAAGAACATTTAATAGTGTTGAAATCATAGATTTTACTGAGCCAGATGAGGCATTGGCGTTTATTAAGGAGGAATGTGAAAATAGTCCGACCCCTAGTTTATTATTATTGGACATCAATATGCCTTCCTTATCTGGTTGGGAAGTCCTAGAACGACTTTCCGAAATTGAGGGCGCAGTTAAAAAATATTTTGTTATATTTATGCTTTCATCTTCCGTGGATCCTTCTGATCGAGACCGTGCACAGAAGAATCCCATAGTGACTGGTTATTTCGAAAAACCTTTGTTACAGGAACAATTATTAGAATTACCTCCCATGTTTCACTCAAACCTGGAAGAATCTTAG